CCCATTCCTGTTAATTTTTAGTGCCTACATTAAGTGATTCTATAAAAATTAAGCATAACGGACTATTTCTTTAATCTTATCACGCGATTTATCTTCTTCAATAGCAAGATCATAATCAGATTGTAATCCTAACCAAAATTGAGGCGACATTCTGAAATATTTGCCTAATCTTAAAGCTGTTTCTGGTGTTATAGAACGTTTTCCACGTAGTATAGCACTAATTCTTATAGGTTGAACTTTAATGTCTACAGCTAACTTATTTTGAGTGATTTTAAGAGGAATTAAAAATTCTTCTTTTAAGATTTCTCCAGGATGAATTGGTTTTATTTTTTCCATTGTTCCCCCTTAATGATAGTCGACGATTTCAACGTTATAGGCATTGTTGTTAATCCAATTAAAACAAATACGCCATTGTTTGTTAATATTTATGCTGTATTGTCCTTTTCTGTCTTTTTGCAAAAGTTCCAAATTGTTGTTTGTCGGTATTTTTAAGTCATTCAGAGTTGTCGAGTTATTAAGCATAACAAGTTTTTTTAAAGCAGTTCTTTGTATATCAGTAGGCAATTTTTTAGAAAAAGACCGATTAAAAATTTTTTTA
This genomic window from Desulfobacterales bacterium contains:
- a CDS encoding HigA family addiction module antidote protein; amino-acid sequence: MEKIKPIHPGEILKEEFLIPLKITQNKLAVDIKVQPIRISAILRGKRSITPETALRLGKYFRMSPQFWLGLQSDYDLAIEEDKSRDKIKEIVRYA
- a CDS encoding type II toxin-antitoxin system RelE/ParE family toxin, with product MIKTFQCKETKKIFNRSFSKKLPTDIQRTALKKLVMLNNSTTLNDLKIPTNNNLELLQKDRKGQYSININKQWRICFNWINNNAYNVEIVDYH